The proteins below come from a single Streptomyces sp. MRC013 genomic window:
- a CDS encoding MoaD/ThiS family protein, which translates to MPDISQGVSKSLPLPVVTIRLPAAFHALSGGQRQIAVEGGTIREVLVGLDGSCPGALERLMDPEGSVKRYVNVYRNDSDIRDLDGLETKVENQDVVWIVPAVAGGSKTARA; encoded by the coding sequence ATGCCCGACATCTCGCAGGGTGTCAGCAAGAGCCTTCCGCTACCCGTGGTGACCATCAGACTCCCCGCAGCCTTCCATGCGTTGAGCGGCGGACAGCGACAGATAGCCGTCGAGGGCGGCACTATCCGGGAGGTGCTCGTCGGACTTGACGGATCCTGCCCCGGTGCGCTTGAACGGCTTATGGATCCGGAGGGGTCCGTGAAGCGCTACGTCAATGTCTATCGGAACGACAGCGACATCAGGGACCTCGACGGCCTCGAAACGAAAGTCGAGAACCAAGACGTGGTGTGGATAGTCCCGGCGGTGGCAGGCGGCAGCAAAACGGCACGAGCCTAG
- a CDS encoding cytochrome P450 → MPDILPSEFFTDPGPSPHAATAELRARCPVHRIDVPPGARAYAVLGNKTVEQAFGDSRLTKQIENLPAPYRDKAADNSLLVVGNLGFADPPKHTRLKKPISRAFLPGTVARLRPRIQDIVDDLIDAFPESGEIDLLSAFALPLPLITICEYLGIPVEDRPLFQEWSHVLSQDPFQHPEADLKRASSEFRAYFTELAAERRTDLRDDLLSELVKARDADVFSEDELLSTILLLIIAGHKTVANMLGNGTALLLRHPEQLAMLRADPATVPSAIEEILRYEGSAAWASLRVAAEDMRLGGVDIPKGSFVHLSLSGAGHDPEVYDDPERFDITRSPNRHLSFGHGTHFCIGAPLARLLGEVAFTTLLRRLPRFELAVAPEEVAWVADSSLSRGLEALPLRLRGRLPR, encoded by the coding sequence ATGCCGGACATTCTTCCCTCAGAATTCTTCACCGACCCCGGGCCGTCCCCGCACGCGGCAACCGCGGAACTCAGGGCCAGGTGCCCGGTCCACCGGATCGACGTCCCCCCCGGCGCCCGGGCGTACGCGGTCCTCGGGAACAAGACCGTCGAGCAGGCGTTCGGCGACTCGCGCCTCACCAAGCAGATCGAGAACCTGCCCGCCCCGTACCGGGACAAGGCTGCGGACAACAGCCTCCTCGTGGTCGGCAACCTGGGGTTCGCCGACCCGCCCAAGCACACCCGGCTGAAGAAGCCCATCAGCCGGGCCTTCCTGCCCGGAACGGTCGCCCGGCTCCGCCCGCGCATCCAGGACATCGTCGACGACCTCATCGACGCCTTCCCGGAGTCCGGTGAGATCGACCTGCTGAGTGCCTTCGCCCTGCCGCTGCCGCTCATCACCATCTGCGAGTACCTCGGGATACCGGTCGAGGACAGGCCGCTGTTCCAGGAGTGGAGTCACGTCCTCAGCCAGGACCCGTTCCAGCACCCCGAAGCGGACCTGAAGAGGGCGAGCAGCGAGTTCCGGGCCTACTTCACCGAACTGGCGGCCGAGCGCCGCACCGATCTGCGGGACGACCTGCTGAGCGAGCTCGTCAAAGCCAGGGACGCGGACGTCTTCAGTGAGGACGAGCTGCTCTCGACGATCCTCCTGCTGATCATCGCCGGGCACAAAACGGTCGCCAACATGCTGGGGAACGGAACGGCGCTGTTGCTCCGCCACCCCGAGCAGCTCGCGATGCTCCGCGCCGACCCCGCAACGGTTCCCTCGGCGATCGAGGAGATCCTGCGCTACGAGGGGTCCGCTGCCTGGGCCTCGCTGCGGGTCGCGGCGGAGGACATGCGACTCGGAGGGGTGGACATACCCAAGGGAAGCTTCGTGCACCTGTCGCTGTCCGGCGCGGGGCACGATCCCGAGGTGTACGACGATCCGGAACGCTTCGACATCACCCGGTCGCCGAACCGCCATCTGTCCTTCGGCCACGGCACGCACTTCTGCATCGGCGCTCCACTGGCCCGGCTCCTGGGCGAGGTCGCGTTCACCACGCTGCTGCGCCGACTGCCGCGGTTCGAGCTCGCAGTGGCTCCGGAGGAGGTCGCCTGGGTCGCCGACAGTTCGCTCAGCCGGGGTCTCGAGGCCCTCCCCCTGCGGCTGCGGGGGCGGTTGCCGCGATGA